The DNA window TAAATTTTACTGTTGGTTTTCCAGCCTTACATTAGTGTGTGCATGTGCCTCCCCTAATCAAAATATTAGTTACGAAAGAAAAAAGTTTATGCTGGATTATATGTAATCCCATCTCATCTCTTTATGTTAGGTGGTCACCTGTGTTCGTCAACCGTCACAAGGACCTACTTTTGGAATCAAAGGAGGTGCAGCTGGTGGTGGTTATAGCCAAGTGGTTCCCATGGATGAGTTCAATCTTCACCTAACAGGAGATATCCATGCAATAACTGCAGCAAACAATCTTTTAGCTGCTGCAATTGATGCCCGGATTTTCCATGAATCAACACAATCAGATAAAGCTCTTTTCAACCGGTTATGCCCTGCAaataaagaaggaaaaaggagCTTTAATGATGTCATGTTTAGGCGTCTCAAGAAACTTGGCATTTCAAAGACTAACCCAGATGAACTTACACCAGAAGAAGTAACTAAATTTGCTAGACTTGATATTGACCCTGATTCTATTACATGGAGGAGAGTAATGGACATCAATGACCGGTTTTTAAGGAAGATTTCTGTTGGTCAGGGACCTGATGAGAAAGGAATGGTAAGAGAAACAGCATTTGATATTTCTGTTGCTAGTGAGATAATGGCTGTTTTGGCATTGACAACATCCTTAGCTGATATGCGGGAGAGGCTGGGGAAAATGGTTATTGGAAATAGCAAGAGTGGTGACCCTGTAACTGCTGATGATCTAGGTGTTGGAGGTGCTCTAACTGTTTTAATGAAGGACACCATTAACCCTACTCTTATGCAAACTTTGGAAGGAACACCTGTTTTTGTTCATGCAGGTCCATTTGCAAATATTGCTCATGGAAATTCTTCTATTGTGGCTGATAAAATTGCACTAAAGTTGGTTGGACCAGGTGGATTTGTTGTTACTGAAGCTGGTTTTGGGGCTGATATTGGAACTGAAAAGTTCATGAACATTAAGTGTCGATATAGTGGTTTGTCACCCCAATGTGCAATTATTGTTGCAACAATAAGGGCACTAAAAATGCACGGTGGAGGGCCTGCAGTTACTGctggaaaacctcttgatcaTGCATATTTGAATGAAAATGTTGCTTTGGTTGAGGCTGGTTGTATTAATTTGGCAAGGcatataataaattcaaaagtTTATGGTGCGAATGTTATAGTTGCCATCAACAAGTTTTCAACCGACACTGAAGCTGAGCTAAATGCGGTTAGAAAAGCTGCCTTAGATGCTGGAGCTTTTGATGCTGTAGTATGTAGCCATCATGCCCATGGTGGCAAAGGAGCAGTAAGTTCATGCTTCACATGTCTTTGCATATTTCTGAACACAAAATTATAGGAAATTGAGTTATAATAATATTAGCAAGGCCATAGAAGAACATAGAGAAACATAAGAGTGAATAGATCACTATAATTAAGTTGTGGCTTATCATATTCTGATATAAAATTTAGTTTTTAGCTTTCTTCATTATTTTCTTGACGGAAACTTAAAATTTTAATCCCTAGCCAGTTGTGCCCTcctaatttttattttgtattgagtcAAAAACCCTAATAGTGCTGATGGTAACACAAACTTATCCATCCTGTGGTTTAAACTTGATTTTAAACAAATTGCACTATTTCAGGGCTACAACTAGCAGCAAAATTAAGTTCATATACATGCATTAATAGGATAGATGCAAGTCCTATTATCTTTCTGTTAGTAACTTTGCAAGTCTTGGTTCTATCATTTGCTGAGGTATGTCTTGTCATGATCTAGGTGGACCTGGGCATTGCAGTTCAAAAAGCTTGTGAGAATGCAACACAGCCATTGAAGTTCTTATATCCTTTGGATATAGGTATAAAAGAGAAAATAGAGGCAATAGCAAAGTCGTATGGAGCCAGCGGCGTTGAGTACTCAGAGCAGGTGATCTTATCTTGTTTGGTTATGTCACTTTACTTTAACTCCTGAAAAATATAACTaaagttatttatgaattgtTAGTGGAACACAAATAGATGTATTTTTTACTTCCTGATTGAGATTCTCAATGTCTAACCAGGCCGAGAAGAAAATTGAGATGTATACCAAGCAAGGATTTTCAGGGCTTCCAATCTGTATGGCTAAGACTCAGTATTCATTCTCAGACAATGCAGCAGCTAAGGGAGCTCCAACTGGTTTTGTCTTACCAATAAGAGATGTAAGAGCTAGCATTGGAGCTGGATTTATTTATCCTTTAGTTGGAACAATGAGTACCATGCCTGGATTGCCAACAAGACCATGCTTCTATGACATTGATATCGACACAACAACCGGAAAAGTCATTGGTCTCT is part of the Vicia villosa cultivar HV-30 ecotype Madison, WI linkage group LG2, Vvil1.0, whole genome shotgun sequence genome and encodes:
- the LOC131648994 gene encoding formate--tetrahydrofolate ligase-like; translated protein: MNSVEIVQSYPFNSLSIYHNTPHLRHVSKNHSFTLNQINCALDIHQQQQQESLNRKSTMSSSVMRKLDVLSPVPADIDIANSVQPVHIDEIAKNLNLTPNHYDLYGKYKAKVLLSVLDDLKESKNGYYVVVGGITPTPLGEGKSTTTVGLCQALGAFLDKKVVTCVRQPSQGPTFGIKGGAAGGGYSQVVPMDEFNLHLTGDIHAITAANNLLAAAIDARIFHESTQSDKALFNRLCPANKEGKRSFNDVMFRRLKKLGISKTNPDELTPEEVTKFARLDIDPDSITWRRVMDINDRFLRKISVGQGPDEKGMVRETAFDISVASEIMAVLALTTSLADMRERLGKMVIGNSKSGDPVTADDLGVGGALTVLMKDTINPTLMQTLEGTPVFVHAGPFANIAHGNSSIVADKIALKLVGPGGFVVTEAGFGADIGTEKFMNIKCRYSGLSPQCAIIVATIRALKMHGGGPAVTAGKPLDHAYLNENVALVEAGCINLARHIINSKVYGANVIVAINKFSTDTEAELNAVRKAALDAGAFDAVVCSHHAHGGKGAVDLGIAVQKACENATQPLKFLYPLDIGIKEKIEAIAKSYGASGVEYSEQAEKKIEMYTKQGFSGLPICMAKTQYSFSDNAAAKGAPTGFVLPIRDVRASIGAGFIYPLVGTMSTMPGLPTRPCFYDIDIDTTTGKVIGLS